A section of the Pan paniscus chromosome 7, NHGRI_mPanPan1-v2.0_pri, whole genome shotgun sequence genome encodes:
- the LOC129398469 gene encoding uncharacterized protein LOC129398469, translating into MTKLGLRGSGEERGERDWSEDRATPVCSNWGGLGKWSRQGGSRKTVGARVTATCRIAADRKLGLEGCGPLGVLHSAPIRLGLERRGAGRKLGSQRHRCGSRSVRLAPLRPRPQLPAPPSAYLGQPQSLPPRSTAPATGASGAPLRRRLRWPPLSPCSSPRSRGRLFFTLREPGKGSAMRVPSRMGLGSLQRVTLLQDRFLKQRGRKLRAAAEWAPRERARPHSFPRRGDRCRQRGCRSRPQSPPRSSQPSRRCRAPNYGAEARVRIANETPAAAPSPPLRAAANEPGWGGAAGGAVTRPRWAGAREAQVSRRPLHVPPGRFGPRLQPPLAERGSGLGVGRRGCGHAAGS; encoded by the coding sequence ATGACCAAGCTCGGCTTGAGaggaagtggagaggagaggggagagcgAGATTGGAGTGAAGACCGGGCTACTCCAGTCTGCAGCAATTGGGGAGGGCTTGGAAAATGGAGCAGGCAAGGAGGGTCAAGGAAAACGGTAGGGGCCCGGGTCACAGCCACCTGTAGGATTGCGGCAGATCGCAAACTTGGGTTGGAAGGCTGTGGTCCCCTCGGAGTCCTCCACTCGGCTCCCATCCGGTTGGGCTTGGAGCGCCGAGGTGCAGGGCGCAAGTTGGGAAGCCAACGCCATCGGTGCGGGTCCCGCTCCGTCAGGCTGGCGCCCCTGCGCCCTCGCCCCCAGCTGCCCGCTCCGCCCAGCGCTTACCTCGGGCAGCCGCAGTCCCTGCCGCCCAGAAGCACAGCCCCAGCCACGGGAGCCAGCGGCGCGCCCCTCCGCCGCCGCCTGCGGTGGCCGCCGCTCTCCCCATGCTCCTCGCCGCGTTCCAGAGGGCGGCTCTTCTTCACGCTCCGGGAGCCCGGGAAAGGGTCGGCGATGAGGGTCCCGAGTCGAATGGGTCTCGGGAGTCTTCAGAGAGTGACTCTGCTCCAAGATCGCTTTCTAAAGCAGCGGGGCAGGAAGCTCCGAGCCGCCGCTGAATGGGCACCCCGAGAAAGGGCGCGTCCCCATAGCTTCCCACGGCGCGGCGACCGCTGCCGCCAGCGCGGATGCCGGAGTCGCCCGCAGTCCCCGCCGCGCAGTTCCCAGCCCTCGCGCCGCTGCCGGGCCCCGAACTACGGAGCGGAGGCGAGAGTCCGCATCGCTAATGAGACCCCCGCGGccgccccttcccctcccctccgaGCGGCAGCCAATGAGCCGGGCTGGGGCGGGGCCGCGGGAGGGGCAGTGACGCGGCCGCGCTGGGCTGGGGCCCGGGAGGCGCAGGTGAGCCGGAGGCCGCTCCACGTGCCCCCGGGGCGCTTCGGGCCCCGCCTGCAGCCCCCGCTCGCGGAGAGAGGAAGCGGGCTGGGAGTCGGGCGGCGGGGATGCGGCCACGCCGCGGGGAGCTGA